A section of the Syntrophorhabdaceae bacterium genome encodes:
- a CDS encoding transporter substrate-binding domain-containing protein, producing MVVSYHVPQNTFYLAKGYYMKRYLMLAVAAMCLLLSGIAQAETLIASGHPQYPPIMWKENNTIVGAGPELVRLLFKDLNVTVNSPFCGDWDKVQQEAKEGKVDLLVGLYMTEDRKAFFEYSNPYAKDPVVAFVARGKRFPYSKWDDLIGKKGTTTVGDSFGQVFDRFLSEKLTVTRSAKVEQNFSKLIKGRADYFVYAMYSGLFEADKLGITNKVEILPKEICVENWYIGISKKSPYVKYLPQINKKLDELIDNGTVDRLIEKYGSQYRRTIANKKKGSPTKVKR from the coding sequence ATGGTAGTATCTTACCACGTTCCGCAAAACACATTCTATCTGGCAAAGGGGTATTACATGAAACGTTATCTCATGCTCGCGGTCGCGGCCATGTGCCTGTTGTTATCAGGCATTGCCCAGGCGGAAACGCTCATTGCCTCAGGACACCCGCAGTATCCACCCATCATGTGGAAAGAGAACAACACCATCGTAGGCGCCGGGCCGGAACTCGTCAGGCTGCTCTTCAAAGATCTTAACGTGACGGTAAATTCGCCCTTTTGCGGGGACTGGGACAAGGTCCAGCAGGAAGCAAAGGAAGGCAAGGTCGACCTGCTCGTCGGATTGTACATGACGGAGGACAGAAAGGCCTTCTTTGAATATTCCAATCCCTACGCCAAGGACCCCGTGGTAGCATTCGTGGCCCGGGGAAAGAGATTTCCCTACTCCAAATGGGACGACCTCATCGGAAAGAAAGGCACCACCACCGTCGGCGATAGCTTCGGTCAGGTCTTTGACAGGTTTCTTTCCGAAAAGCTTACCGTCACCCGTTCAGCAAAGGTGGAACAGAACTTTTCAAAACTGATCAAGGGCCGCGCCGATTATTTTGTCTACGCGATGTACTCCGGCCTTTTCGAGGCGGACAAGCTTGGCATAACGAACAAAGTGGAGATCCTTCCCAAAGAGATCTGCGTGGAGAATTGGTACATCGGGATCTCGAAGAAATCTCCCTATGTAAAGTATCTTCCCCAGATCAACAAGAAGCTCGATGAACTTATCGATAATGGAACGGTGGACAGGCTGATCGAAAAATATGGCAGCCAGTATAGAAGGACGATTGCAAACAAGAAGAAGGGGAGCCCTACAAAGGTGAAGCGGTAG
- a CDS encoding molybdopterin molybdotransferase MoeA: MSLGLEEALRLMLEAIEPLPAENVSLLESVDRVAASDLYALVDSPSSDVSRKDGYAVFFSEVKDATAANPVRLRPIGSAAAGSAKTMILEPGTTVRVLTGARIPSGADAVVAEECTRSEQGEVLVEAAPVEPDKNILARGSDVHTGRRLLEAGRRVSPATAGYLAAAGISKVPLFSSPVVGIVGTGDEIVEPGAPLAEDRIYASNIVTLAGWCGRSGMRSLKGIVKDDFDSILSVFKKMSAATDAMITSGGAWKGDRDMVADVLDRMGWKKIFHRIRMGPGKAVGFGILDGKPVFILPGGPPSNLIAFLQIALPGLMRLCGHASPGLPRINATLASGIGDGKVGWTDLFFGTIEQGEGLPIFHPMKKRSRLGSIAEATALASVPEDKDHLSEGSVISVQLLT, from the coding sequence ATGTCCCTCGGACTTGAAGAGGCCCTGCGTTTGATGCTGGAGGCCATAGAGCCTTTGCCCGCGGAAAACGTCAGCCTTCTCGAAAGTGTAGACCGCGTAGCCGCGTCGGATCTTTATGCTCTCGTTGATTCTCCGTCATCGGACGTTTCCCGCAAAGACGGCTATGCTGTTTTCTTCAGCGAGGTCAAGGATGCGACCGCCGCAAACCCCGTGCGCCTGCGCCCCATAGGCTCAGCAGCCGCTGGAAGCGCAAAGACCATGATCCTCGAACCGGGGACCACGGTGAGGGTGTTGACGGGCGCAAGGATCCCGTCGGGCGCCGATGCCGTGGTAGCTGAAGAATGTACCAGAAGCGAACAGGGCGAGGTCCTCGTGGAAGCGGCCCCCGTGGAACCCGACAAAAACATACTGGCCCGCGGCAGCGATGTGCATACAGGACGGCGTCTTCTCGAGGCGGGCCGCCGCGTATCTCCGGCCACCGCGGGTTATCTCGCCGCAGCGGGTATCAGCAAAGTCCCCCTCTTTTCAAGCCCCGTGGTGGGGATCGTCGGAACCGGCGACGAGATCGTCGAACCGGGCGCGCCTCTTGCAGAGGACAGGATCTACGCAAGCAATATCGTCACCCTGGCAGGGTGGTGCGGAAGGTCGGGGATGAGATCGCTCAAGGGTATAGTGAAGGATGATTTCGATTCCATTCTCTCTGTTTTCAAGAAGATGTCCGCCGCGACGGATGCCATGATCACGAGCGGCGGGGCATGGAAGGGTGATCGCGATATGGTTGCGGACGTTCTTGACAGAATGGGTTGGAAGAAGATATTTCACCGGATCCGCATGGGACCGGGCAAGGCCGTGGGCTTCGGCATATTGGACGGGAAACCCGTGTTCATCCTGCCCGGCGGTCCGCCTTCCAACCTTATAGCCTTCCTGCAGATCGCTCTGCCGGGCCTTATGCGCCTGTGCGGCCATGCGAGTCCCGGTCTGCCCCGGATCAATGCCACGCTTGCCTCCGGTATCGGGGACGGCAAAGTCGGCTGGACCGATCTGTTCTTTGGGACCATTGAGCAGGGTGAAGGCCTGCCCATCTTTCATCCCATGAAGAAACGCAGCCGCCTGGGTTCCATAGCCGAGGCCACCGCTCTGGCATCCGTACCTGAAGATAAGGACCATCTTTCTGAGGGATCGGTAATTTCCGTCCAGTTGCTGACATAG
- a CDS encoding SPASM domain-containing protein — protein MRTLTEHTGQLKKMYSLENGRIQGGDGWEKFPFFWFLLFLSYRCTRTCEYCYAFNQVGYDNTFEMDDRTFSRLLEWIPEVWKVNNIKVNVVVFLGGEPLLKTGRIKKVMDAVYANTDGMQGNVCTNADLVDAVNWDDLADIQWISTNITDIPIEELSRRMKIIGERSNVINQTILATLDEYNLERVLDITRFGIENGYRLRYYRNLYRGMDPRYRKRLLQRYHELCDMLEEYVVRGYDVHTTFLLDFLIPAWKLESSPYPCGKRIATVFPDGSIGPCIRNHSFTSGTIYDPNPLAKLQVYDFHYDIRRPDLPDECKACESRTACHAGCPNDKRMFADCTLGKSVLCDVHREIIPRLRYLETLKGDPSAARK, from the coding sequence GTGAGAACCCTGACGGAACACACCGGGCAACTGAAGAAAATGTATTCTCTTGAAAACGGGAGGATACAGGGAGGCGACGGCTGGGAGAAATTTCCCTTCTTCTGGTTCCTCCTGTTCCTGTCGTACAGATGTACGAGAACATGCGAATATTGTTATGCCTTCAACCAGGTGGGCTATGATAATACCTTCGAAATGGACGACAGGACGTTCTCGCGGCTCCTCGAGTGGATCCCGGAGGTCTGGAAGGTCAACAACATCAAGGTGAACGTCGTTGTCTTCCTCGGCGGAGAACCACTGCTCAAAACAGGGAGGATCAAGAAGGTCATGGATGCCGTCTACGCGAACACCGACGGGATGCAGGGGAATGTCTGCACCAATGCCGATCTCGTGGATGCCGTTAATTGGGATGACCTGGCGGACATCCAGTGGATCTCGACAAACATCACCGATATCCCCATTGAAGAGTTGTCGAGACGGATGAAGATAATCGGCGAAAGGTCGAATGTGATCAACCAGACGATCCTTGCCACTCTCGATGAGTACAACCTCGAGAGGGTGCTGGACATAACGCGGTTTGGGATCGAAAATGGATACCGCCTCAGATACTACAGGAACCTGTACAGGGGGATGGACCCCCGGTACAGGAAAAGACTGCTTCAAAGGTATCATGAGCTGTGCGATATGCTTGAAGAGTACGTTGTGAGGGGTTATGACGTCCACACCACGTTCCTTCTTGATTTCCTGATCCCCGCCTGGAAACTCGAGTCCTCCCCCTATCCCTGCGGGAAGAGAATAGCGACTGTATTCCCCGATGGAAGCATCGGACCCTGCATCAGGAACCATTCGTTCACATCCGGAACCATCTACGACCCGAATCCTCTGGCAAAGTTGCAGGTTTACGATTTCCATTACGATATCAGGCGACCCGACCTGCCGGACGAATGCAAGGCATGTGAATCGAGGACCGCCTGTCATGCCGGATGCCCCAACGACAAGAGGATGTTTGCCGACTGCACTCTGGGGAAATCCGTCTTATGCGATGTGCACAGGGAGATCATTCCAAGGTTGAGGTACCTGGAGACCCTGAAAGGCGATCCTTCCGCGGCAAGAAAGTAG
- a CDS encoding molybdopterin molybdotransferase MoeA encodes MKTTDLTVSVKQALRIIFDSIRPLNSDSVAIMEASNRVLYDDIIADTMVPPLDDSGMDGYAIIAEDTQGASKEHPARLQVLGEIQAGASSTGKEVSKGTAIRIMTGAPIPQGADCVVPVEDTEEESGWVRVFRETARSENYRFAGESITIGDKVLCKGDRLTSSNVGMLASLNRGTVRVYRQPTVSIISTGNELADVGEEIQFGHIRNVNAYTLYAEVKKYSGLPHYLGIVKDTVSDTRETFRKALESDVVISTGGVSMGRYDFVKDILSDLGIDIHFEWVKVKPGRPCTFGTKGDKLIFGLPGNPVSSLTSFIQFVRPALLGLMGAKRVRKPVVNAILDEDVKKQPGKMFFLRGRFTIENNDFHVSTTGNQRSSVLRSMSDANCLIVLPEDTTQVKAGGQVAIQLIDHDEI; translated from the coding sequence ATGAAAACTACAGATTTGACAGTATCCGTTAAGCAAGCCCTCAGAATTATTTTCGATTCCATTCGGCCTCTGAACAGCGACAGCGTCGCCATCATGGAAGCGTCCAATCGTGTTCTCTATGACGACATCATAGCGGACACAATGGTGCCCCCCCTCGATGATTCCGGCATGGACGGTTATGCGATAATCGCCGAAGATACGCAGGGGGCGTCAAAGGAACATCCCGCACGGCTTCAGGTCCTCGGGGAGATCCAGGCGGGCGCCTCGAGCACCGGCAAAGAGGTTTCAAAAGGAACGGCTATACGGATCATGACGGGCGCTCCCATACCGCAGGGAGCCGATTGCGTGGTCCCCGTTGAAGATACGGAAGAAGAGTCGGGATGGGTGAGGGTATTTCGCGAAACCGCACGATCCGAGAATTACAGGTTCGCCGGGGAGAGCATCACGATAGGTGATAAGGTGCTCTGCAAAGGCGATCGCCTCACCTCGTCCAACGTGGGCATGCTCGCGTCTCTCAATCGCGGGACTGTCCGCGTATACAGGCAGCCGACGGTCTCCATTATCTCCACGGGCAATGAGCTGGCCGATGTGGGAGAAGAGATCCAATTCGGCCATATACGGAATGTGAATGCCTATACCTTGTACGCCGAGGTAAAGAAGTATAGCGGTCTTCCCCATTACCTCGGCATCGTGAAAGACACGGTGTCGGATACAAGGGAGACATTCCGGAAGGCCCTGGAATCAGATGTCGTCATATCCACGGGCGGAGTATCGATGGGAAGATACGATTTTGTGAAGGACATCCTTTCCGACCTCGGTATCGATATTCACTTTGAATGGGTCAAGGTCAAGCCGGGCAGGCCCTGCACCTTCGGGACAAAGGGCGATAAACTGATCTTCGGGTTGCCGGGAAACCCGGTCTCCAGCCTTACATCCTTCATTCAGTTCGTGCGGCCTGCGCTCCTTGGGCTCATGGGCGCCAAAAGGGTCCGCAAACCCGTCGTCAATGCGATCCTGGATGAGGATGTAAAGAAGCAGCCCGGCAAGATGTTTTTCTTAAGGGGCCGGTTTACGATCGAGAACAACGATTTTCATGTCTCAACGACAGGCAATCAGAGGTCGTCGGTCCTGCGTTCGATGAGCGACGCCAATTGTCTCATAGTGCTTCCCGAAGACACCACCCAGGTGAAGGCGGGCGGGCAGGTTGCCATCCAGCTGATCGACCACGACGAGATATAA
- a CDS encoding aldehyde ferredoxin oxidoreductase N-terminal domain-containing protein, with amino-acid sequence MRYGETGYNLEIDLATGNIERVETDPKLLETHLGGLGTSVKLHWDRVPPETKPFDDANMLIFSSGVLNGTPAFSANRSVITFISPQSHLLAYPMMGGFWSAELKYAGYDKIIFNNKSPKWVYIWINNDKVEIRDASHLLGKGALETQDLIRQELNQPNAQVAAIGIAGENRCFTASIEQGRSSASRLGGGAVMGDKKIKAVAVRGTKDINLANGEAFMKEMKDMMAYINFRNENPIKDVMTILSGIGSPQEMVHTDEKWHTENFMWGNARTRRRGFWDEKINEEFPRTQREGIKRLISCFNCPQHCGALVSYKETPRYMAKCFGKLTYLMASYVDSMDFAWRTLQRATEYGVDSFSTPQILAFAVELYEAGILTDKDFAAGDTYPACPSDKEGRFVWLLDRVVRREGIGDVLADGVYYAARAIGNGAEAFDHNTIKRHEQLPLKLGTMDPLYYLMYSTNEKISITQIEGNWPQGAFPTMEQREDFVKDWPQLPDDSWKQWLLDWEPRGEKGIPYYPTADMSSQIVDWMEMLHNIDDACCVCAGMSSFCLKPPYHIHNYPKIISAATGLDLDEAALKKIVNRSRNLHRALNNRLGLRRGDEKPPEDHWKRRYPEIEENLLSTYYTFKGWNQEGIPTKERLHELDLDYVAEDLEKRGILKDGQD; translated from the coding sequence ATGAGATATGGAGAGACAGGGTACAACTTAGAAATTGATTTGGCGACAGGAAACATCGAACGGGTGGAGACGGATCCGAAGTTGCTGGAAACCCACCTGGGAGGCCTCGGCACGAGCGTGAAGCTGCACTGGGACAGAGTTCCCCCCGAAACGAAGCCCTTTGACGACGCCAACATGCTCATATTCAGTTCCGGCGTTCTCAATGGCACACCGGCGTTCAGCGCAAACCGCAGTGTCATTACCTTCATTTCACCCCAATCGCACCTTCTGGCATATCCGATGATGGGGGGGTTCTGGTCTGCGGAATTGAAATATGCCGGCTACGACAAGATCATATTTAATAACAAATCCCCGAAATGGGTCTACATTTGGATCAACAACGACAAGGTCGAAATTCGCGACGCATCCCATCTCCTGGGTAAAGGGGCCCTTGAAACACAGGACCTTATCCGCCAGGAACTGAACCAGCCCAACGCGCAGGTGGCCGCCATCGGCATAGCCGGTGAGAACAGGTGCTTCACCGCCTCCATCGAGCAGGGTCGCTCCAGTGCCAGCCGTCTCGGCGGCGGCGCCGTCATGGGCGACAAGAAAATAAAGGCCGTGGCGGTCCGGGGGACGAAGGACATCAACCTTGCCAATGGCGAGGCCTTCATGAAGGAAATGAAGGATATGATGGCATACATCAACTTCCGGAATGAAAACCCCATCAAGGACGTCATGACCATTCTGTCCGGTATCGGTTCGCCGCAGGAGATGGTGCACACCGATGAGAAGTGGCATACGGAGAACTTCATGTGGGGCAACGCACGTACCCGCAGGAGAGGTTTTTGGGATGAGAAGATAAATGAAGAGTTCCCGAGGACACAGAGAGAGGGTATCAAGCGGCTTATCAGCTGTTTCAACTGTCCCCAGCACTGCGGTGCATTGGTCTCGTACAAAGAGACCCCGCGGTATATGGCCAAGTGCTTCGGCAAGCTGACATACCTGATGGCGTCCTACGTGGACAGCATGGATTTTGCCTGGAGAACGCTGCAGCGTGCCACCGAATACGGCGTGGATTCATTCTCCACACCTCAGATCCTGGCCTTTGCCGTGGAACTCTACGAGGCCGGCATCCTGACGGACAAGGATTTTGCGGCAGGTGACACGTACCCGGCATGTCCCTCCGATAAAGAAGGAAGATTTGTATGGCTCCTCGACAGGGTCGTCCGCCGCGAAGGTATCGGCGACGTTCTGGCCGACGGTGTCTACTACGCAGCCAGGGCGATCGGCAACGGCGCGGAGGCATTCGATCACAACACGATCAAGAGACACGAACAGCTTCCTCTCAAACTCGGCACAATGGATCCTCTGTACTATCTCATGTATTCAACGAACGAGAAGATAAGCATCACCCAGATCGAAGGAAACTGGCCCCAGGGCGCCTTCCCGACCATGGAGCAGAGAGAGGACTTTGTGAAGGATTGGCCGCAGCTTCCCGACGATAGCTGGAAACAGTGGCTTCTCGATTGGGAACCCCGCGGAGAAAAGGGCATACCCTATTATCCGACGGCCGATATGAGCTCTCAGATCGTAGACTGGATGGAGATGCTCCACAATATCGATGATGCCTGCTGTGTGTGTGCCGGCATGTCATCGTTCTGCCTGAAGCCTCCCTACCACATACACAATTACCCGAAGATAATTTCGGCGGCAACGGGGCTCGACCTCGACGAGGCCGCACTGAAGAAGATAGTCAACAGGAGTCGTAACCTCCACAGGGCTCTCAATAACAGGCTGGGTCTGAGAAGGGGTGATGAGAAGCCGCCAGAAGACCACTGGAAGAGAAGGTACCCCGAGATCGAAGAAAACCTCCTGTCCACGTACTACACGTTCAAGGGCTGGAACCAGGAAGGCATTCCCACGAAGGAAAGGCTGCACGAACTGGACCTGGACTACGTTGCAGAAGACTTAGAAAAGAGAGGGATATTGAAAGATGGCCAAGATTAA
- a CDS encoding (Fe-S)-binding protein yields the protein MEIIAPFQEVIDEIKEKGGDAIKYCYQCGKCDTVCPWNKVRKFSMRKLIREATFGISEIEKEEIWRCTTCGKCPQRCPRDVKQIDDMMAIRRMATGYGVFAGPVKPYRTVASGLAGQGNPFNEDRKTRGAWAEGLGVKPFKEGMEYLYFPCCYCSYDPRLKKVAQATAKVLKKAGVDFGILGEKENCCGESIRKTGNEDLFKKLAKENIKTFVDSGVKKILVSSPHCYHTFKNEYPEFKVNFEVVHISQLLPQLIKEGKIKFAGEYAKKVTYHDPCYLGRHNGVFDEPRDALKEIPGIEFAELPEARLDSTCCGMGGGRVWAETEKHERFSNIRVDQAIELGAKELVTACPYCITALEDSRLVMNHADDIEVKDITEIILEVM from the coding sequence GTGGAAATCATAGCCCCCTTTCAAGAGGTAATAGACGAGATCAAGGAGAAAGGCGGAGACGCGATAAAGTACTGCTACCAGTGTGGTAAGTGCGATACCGTCTGTCCCTGGAACAAGGTGCGCAAGTTCAGCATGAGAAAGCTCATCCGCGAGGCCACCTTTGGCATCAGCGAGATAGAGAAAGAAGAGATCTGGCGTTGCACCACCTGCGGCAAGTGTCCCCAGCGCTGCCCCCGGGACGTCAAGCAGATCGACGACATGATGGCTATCCGCAGGATGGCGACCGGGTACGGTGTTTTTGCCGGGCCGGTCAAGCCGTACCGTACGGTTGCCTCCGGCCTTGCCGGCCAGGGCAACCCCTTCAACGAAGACAGAAAGACGCGGGGCGCCTGGGCTGAGGGTCTTGGCGTCAAGCCTTTCAAGGAAGGTATGGAATACCTTTATTTCCCCTGCTGCTATTGCAGCTACGACCCGAGGCTCAAGAAGGTCGCGCAGGCCACGGCAAAGGTCTTGAAAAAGGCCGGCGTCGACTTCGGCATCCTCGGCGAGAAGGAGAACTGTTGCGGCGAGAGCATTCGTAAGACAGGCAATGAGGACCTCTTCAAGAAACTCGCAAAGGAGAATATCAAGACCTTTGTCGACAGCGGCGTGAAGAAGATCCTTGTCTCCTCCCCGCACTGCTACCACACCTTCAAGAACGAGTACCCCGAGTTCAAGGTCAACTTTGAGGTGGTCCACATTTCGCAGTTGCTGCCGCAGCTTATCAAGGAAGGGAAGATCAAGTTTGCCGGAGAGTACGCCAAAAAGGTCACCTACCACGACCCCTGCTACCTCGGCCGCCATAACGGCGTTTTTGACGAGCCCCGGGATGCCTTGAAGGAGATCCCTGGCATCGAGTTTGCCGAACTCCCTGAGGCGCGCCTTGACAGCACGTGCTGCGGAATGGGCGGAGGCAGGGTCTGGGCGGAAACGGAGAAGCATGAGCGCTTCTCGAACATAAGAGTGGATCAGGCGATCGAGCTTGGTGCAAAAGAGCTGGTCACGGCCTGTCCCTACTGCATCACGGCTCTCGAGGACTCAAGACTGGTGATGAACCATGCCGATGACATTGAGGTCAAGGACATCACGGAGATCATCCTGGAAGTGATGTAG
- a CDS encoding FAD-dependent oxidoreductase produces the protein MENVISLNENIKELCKSRAAANFGDVMVVGGGISGIQASLDLATAGFKVYLVEKSPSIGGHMAQLDKTFPTNDCSMUILAPKLVEVGRHPNIEVLTYTEVDRVEGEAGDFNVTLLRKPRYIKEDKCTGCTVCVEYCPAKYPDQYNQDISMNKAVHVYFAQAIPLITYIDESCLYLKEKKCRICEAVCKNDAIDLNQQPRKEDINVGAIILAPGFEPYDPKVREEYRYGEFKNVVTSMDFERLLCSTGPYAGEILRASDMKHPHNVAWIQCIGSRQVIEGGNSYCSAVCCTYTQKQVILTKDHDADAKCTIFHNDVRSYGKDFERYYERTENLPGIRFFRSYPSIVKEDPVTHNVTIRYSTPEDGVIEEEFDMVVLSIGMNPPKGVEDMAKQYGIELEEHDFCKLDPTNPMITNRPGIFVSGALQGPIDIPESVFSASGAGSQIGEMLDYRRGNLARERIYPDEKDVSQEEPRVGVFVCHCGANIGRIVNVPGTVEYCKTLPNVVYAQEQLFSCATNSAREITDKIKEEGLNRVVVAACSPRTLEPLFRDTLREAGINQYYYEMANIREHNSWVHQKEKEEATDKAHDIIRMSVARACQLEPLQEFDLPVDKRALIVGGGIAGMNCALSIANQGHEVHLIEREKELGGIGRRIHTTLQGLDVQAYLKDLIAKVYENRLIHVYNNAAITEASGYVGNFVTTVQSNKGTTAIKHGAAVIAIGVDMYTPTEYLYGQDERVLTHLELEEKITSDDEKVTGAQSLVMIQCVGCRNEDRNYCSRICCSESIKNSLLLKEKNPDMDIYILFRDVRTYGFNEDYYREAANKGVKFIRYEPEDKPEVEPGKAEDKRDVLKVTVTDYILGKKLELDADIIALAAAVVPSAATKEVANQFKVTLSPDGFFKEAHVKLRPVEFATDGVYLCGLAHYPKFIQETINQSYGAAGRVLTLLSHDIVVASGSVCTVNEKQCMGCGACVEVCTYGALELKETKQGKKVVVNPVLCKGDGLCNTKCPTGAIQLRHFTDSELVSEIDVVVPEDEMMKQIDAAAAADA, from the coding sequence GTGGAAAACGTAATATCGCTCAACGAAAATATCAAGGAGTTGTGCAAGAGCCGCGCGGCTGCCAACTTCGGCGACGTCATGGTTGTCGGGGGCGGCATAAGCGGCATCCAGGCATCCCTTGATCTCGCTACGGCGGGCTTCAAGGTTTACCTGGTCGAGAAGTCGCCGAGCATCGGCGGGCACATGGCCCAGCTCGACAAGACCTTCCCGACCAACGACTGCTCGATGTGAATTCTCGCACCCAAGCTGGTCGAGGTCGGCCGGCATCCGAACATCGAAGTACTCACCTATACGGAAGTTGATCGCGTAGAGGGAGAAGCAGGAGATTTCAACGTCACGCTTTTAAGAAAGCCCCGGTATATCAAAGAGGACAAGTGCACGGGTTGCACCGTCTGCGTGGAATACTGCCCGGCAAAGTACCCGGACCAGTACAACCAGGATATATCGATGAACAAGGCGGTCCATGTCTATTTTGCACAGGCAATTCCACTCATCACCTACATCGATGAGAGCTGCCTTTATCTGAAGGAAAAGAAATGCCGCATCTGTGAGGCGGTGTGTAAGAACGACGCCATAGATCTCAATCAGCAGCCCCGCAAGGAAGATATCAATGTTGGCGCCATCATCCTCGCCCCTGGGTTTGAGCCTTACGATCCGAAGGTGAGAGAGGAATATCGGTACGGCGAGTTTAAGAACGTCGTGACCAGCATGGATTTCGAGAGGCTCCTTTGTTCCACGGGCCCCTACGCCGGCGAGATACTGCGGGCATCGGACATGAAGCATCCCCACAACGTTGCATGGATCCAGTGTATCGGTTCGCGGCAGGTGATCGAAGGCGGCAACAGCTATTGCTCCGCTGTATGCTGCACCTACACGCAGAAGCAGGTCATTCTTACAAAGGACCACGATGCCGATGCAAAGTGCACCATCTTCCACAATGACGTACGCTCGTACGGCAAGGATTTCGAGCGCTACTACGAGAGGACGGAGAATCTTCCGGGCATCAGGTTTTTCAGGAGCTATCCGTCGATAGTCAAAGAGGACCCGGTGACGCACAATGTCACCATCCGGTACTCCACCCCCGAGGATGGGGTCATCGAGGAAGAGTTCGACATGGTCGTTCTCTCCATCGGCATGAACCCGCCCAAGGGTGTTGAGGATATGGCAAAACAGTACGGTATCGAGCTTGAGGAACATGACTTCTGCAAGCTTGATCCCACGAACCCCATGATAACCAACAGACCGGGCATTTTCGTCAGCGGCGCCCTTCAGGGCCCCATAGATATCCCGGAGTCTGTTTTCAGTGCATCCGGCGCCGGTTCCCAGATCGGCGAGATGCTCGACTACAGAAGGGGCAATCTTGCCAGGGAAAGAATATATCCCGATGAGAAGGATGTATCCCAGGAGGAGCCCCGGGTCGGTGTTTTCGTTTGCCATTGCGGCGCCAACATCGGCAGGATCGTCAATGTTCCCGGAACGGTGGAATATTGCAAGACCCTCCCCAACGTGGTGTATGCCCAGGAACAGCTCTTCTCCTGCGCAACGAACTCTGCCAGGGAGATAACAGACAAGATAAAGGAAGAGGGTTTGAACCGCGTTGTTGTCGCGGCCTGTTCGCCAAGGACCCTGGAACCTCTCTTCAGAGACACATTGCGTGAGGCGGGGATCAACCAGTACTACTATGAGATGGCCAACATCAGGGAGCATAACTCCTGGGTCCATCAGAAGGAGAAGGAAGAGGCCACCGATAAAGCCCATGATATTATCAGGATGTCAGTGGCGCGGGCCTGCCAGCTGGAACCCCTTCAGGAATTCGACCTGCCCGTGGACAAGAGGGCTCTCATCGTAGGCGGCGGTATCGCCGGGATGAACTGTGCCCTGTCCATAGCCAACCAGGGGCACGAGGTTCACCTCATTGAAAGGGAAAAGGAGCTGGGAGGTATCGGAAGAAGGATTCACACCACCCTCCAGGGTCTTGATGTGCAGGCGTACCTGAAAGACCTCATCGCGAAGGTCTACGAGAATCGCCTCATTCATGTATATAACAACGCTGCCATCACGGAGGCCTCGGGATACGTGGGCAACTTTGTGACCACCGTCCAGTCCAATAAGGGAACGACAGCGATAAAGCACGGCGCGGCAGTCATCGCCATAGGCGTAGACATGTATACTCCCACGGAATATCTCTACGGGCAGGACGAAAGGGTCCTGACACACCTGGAACTGGAGGAGAAGATCACCTCCGACGACGAAAAGGTGACGGGCGCACAGAGCCTCGTCATGATCCAGTGCGTGGGTTGCAGGAACGAGGATCGCAACTATTGCAGCAGAATATGCTGCAGCGAATCCATCAAGAACTCCCTCCTGCTCAAGGAGAAGAACCCCGACATGGATATCTACATCCTCTTCAGGGATGTGAGGACCTACGGGTTCAATGAAGACTACTACCGTGAAGCGGCAAACAAGGGCGTAAAGTTCATTCGCTATGAACCGGAAGACAAGCCCGAGGTGGAACCGGGCAAGGCCGAGGACAAGAGAGATGTCCTCAAGGTCACTGTGACGGATTACATCCTGGGCAAGAAACTCGAACTCGACGCAGACATCATCGCGCTGGCAGCCGCCGTTGTTCCTTCCGCGGCGACAAAAGAGGTTGCTAACCAGTTCAAGGTCACCTTGAGCCCCGACGGGTTCTTTAAGGAGGCCCACGTGAAATTGAGACCCGTCGAGTTTGCAACGGACGGCGTCTATCTTTGTGGCCTTGCCCACTATCCGAAGTTCATCCAGGAAACGATCAACCAGTCCTATGGGGCCGCCGGAAGGGTCCTTACCCTTCTCTCGCACGACATCGTCGTGGCCTCCGGCTCTGTCTGCACCGTCAACGAGAAACAGTGCATGGGTTGCGGGGCGTGCGTCGAAGTCTGTACCTACGGCGCCCTGGAGCTTAAGGAGACGAAACAGGGCAAGAAGGTCGTGGTCAACCCCGTTCTGTGCAAGGGGGATGGCCTTTGCAATACCAAGTGTCCCACCGGGGCGATCCAGCTTCGCCATTTCACCGACAGCGAACTCGTCAGCGAGATCGATGTTGTGGTCCCCGAGGACGAGATGATGAAACAGATAGACGCGGCCGCCGCCGCAGATGCGTAA